In Saccharicrinis fermentans DSM 9555 = JCM 21142, a genomic segment contains:
- a CDS encoding M1 family metallopeptidase yields MLQLRLLKPNASIMNKFIALLIPAFLMLYACQQAEQISIEPGVSIDLAKQRFNDISHIKYQLELTIPDSIEGKIEGKSIISLHKKSIKTPLIFDFVSSPQKIKEVLVNDNKAFYSLENEHLVIPPRFLKKGENEIEISYILGDEALHRNDQYLYSLFVPAKARTTIPCFDQPDLKASITYVISMPQQLTAITNGQQEYMEEISHNRKLVRYASSHPISTYLWAFTVGAYQKITQKRNGREISIYHMEKDSAQILRNTPAIFDQVFHSINWLEDYTEVDFPFSKYDLVCIPSFQFAGMEHPGAIYYRSDLLFLSKKPTQQQLLRRAQLLAHETAHMWFGDLVTMKWFSGVWQKEVFANFMADKIVEEQFPQLNHQLTFLTNHFPASYSVDRSRGANPIQQRLTNLKDAGSMYGNIIYHKAPIMMHQLEHLTGKEQLRNGLSQYLKKYSYGNATWTHLIEILNDFSEYDLQLWSNTWIHETGRPIIRFHFEDDQLVIKQQPEYGDTSKIWAQRIKYCRINDSKETNEEVELLSAKTSIEEVLQKPEYILPTINESGYGLFLMDKNSLTYATMHINSWDDELTRGAMLIQLYENFLHGEIAPSAYLNMLQTIVVNEHNEQVLNLACSQLIDVFWRFTTQSTRLKYAKKMEETLLKRFSISKISSIQKLLFNTWTQIVTSHTGLQKLKQVIEKAEIYNFTLSDRDLSQAVLHLALKDETIDQHFVISFANQLKNEEIKNKLLFVSPVFSPNETDLDRFVENLQYKENRKKENWVLTALSFLHHPYRNEHSLKYVEQALELTSSIQQTGDIFFPIGWLNNTLGGYGSFEAMEIIDYFFKDNPGYPDDLKRKILQSADMVKRSHLIKEKYLHPYLQTPNL; encoded by the coding sequence ATGCTTCAACTACGTTTGTTAAAGCCCAATGCATCCATTATGAATAAGTTCATCGCTCTACTGATCCCAGCCTTCCTCATGCTATATGCCTGTCAGCAGGCAGAACAAATATCCATAGAACCAGGCGTATCCATCGACTTGGCAAAACAACGATTCAACGACATCTCCCATATAAAATATCAGCTAGAACTGACTATTCCCGATTCCATAGAAGGTAAAATCGAAGGTAAATCGATCATCTCATTACACAAAAAAAGCATCAAAACACCACTGATATTCGATTTTGTAAGCAGCCCGCAAAAGATAAAAGAAGTATTGGTAAATGATAACAAAGCATTTTACAGTCTCGAAAACGAGCATTTAGTCATCCCTCCACGCTTCTTAAAAAAAGGAGAAAACGAGATAGAAATAAGCTACATACTAGGCGACGAAGCACTCCATAGAAATGATCAATATCTATATTCTCTTTTTGTTCCAGCCAAGGCCCGAACCACCATTCCCTGTTTCGACCAACCAGACTTAAAGGCGAGCATCACCTATGTAATCAGTATGCCTCAACAATTAACCGCCATAACCAATGGCCAGCAAGAATACATGGAAGAAATATCTCACAACAGAAAGCTGGTCAGGTATGCGAGCTCCCACCCCATCAGCACCTACCTTTGGGCTTTTACTGTGGGAGCATACCAGAAAATAACACAAAAAAGAAATGGAAGGGAGATTAGCATCTACCATATGGAAAAAGATAGCGCTCAGATATTGAGAAATACACCTGCCATCTTCGACCAAGTTTTCCATTCTATCAATTGGCTTGAAGACTATACGGAGGTAGATTTTCCATTCTCTAAATATGATTTAGTTTGCATCCCTTCTTTTCAATTTGCAGGTATGGAACATCCGGGAGCTATTTACTATCGCTCCGACCTGCTTTTTCTAAGCAAAAAACCAACACAACAACAATTATTACGCAGGGCCCAACTTCTAGCTCATGAAACGGCACATATGTGGTTCGGTGATTTAGTGACCATGAAATGGTTTAGTGGGGTTTGGCAGAAAGAGGTCTTTGCTAATTTTATGGCCGATAAAATTGTAGAAGAACAATTTCCTCAGTTAAATCATCAACTTACCTTTTTAACAAATCACTTTCCGGCATCCTACTCCGTTGACCGGAGCAGAGGCGCCAACCCCATACAACAAAGACTCACAAATCTGAAAGATGCCGGTTCCATGTACGGAAATATCATTTACCATAAGGCGCCTATTATGATGCATCAATTAGAGCACCTAACTGGCAAAGAACAACTTCGTAATGGACTTAGTCAATATCTAAAAAAATATAGCTATGGCAATGCCACATGGACTCATCTAATCGAGATTTTAAATGACTTTTCGGAATATGACCTGCAACTATGGAGCAATACATGGATCCACGAGACCGGTCGCCCGATCATTCGCTTCCATTTTGAGGATGACCAACTGGTCATAAAACAACAACCCGAATATGGAGACACCAGTAAAATATGGGCACAACGAATCAAATACTGCAGAATCAATGACTCAAAAGAAACAAATGAAGAAGTAGAATTACTATCAGCAAAAACAAGCATCGAAGAAGTTCTTCAGAAACCAGAGTACATACTTCCTACTATCAATGAAAGCGGCTATGGCTTATTTTTAATGGATAAAAACTCCTTAACCTATGCCACTATGCATATAAACAGTTGGGATGATGAATTAACCAGAGGCGCCATGTTAATTCAACTTTATGAGAACTTTTTACACGGAGAAATAGCACCTTCCGCATATTTGAATATGTTACAAACCATCGTAGTCAATGAACACAATGAACAGGTATTAAACTTAGCTTGTTCGCAACTCATAGATGTATTCTGGCGTTTCACCACCCAAAGCACAAGATTGAAATATGCAAAAAAAATGGAAGAAACACTACTCAAACGATTCTCCATCAGTAAAATCAGCAGCATCCAAAAATTGCTTTTTAACACCTGGACACAAATAGTGACGAGCCATACTGGTCTTCAGAAACTTAAACAAGTTATTGAAAAGGCAGAAATATATAATTTCACACTCTCCGACAGAGACTTAAGTCAAGCAGTACTGCACCTCGCTCTCAAAGACGAAACAATAGATCAACACTTTGTTATTTCTTTTGCAAACCAACTAAAAAATGAAGAGATAAAGAACAAACTTCTATTTGTAAGTCCAGTATTCTCACCCAACGAAACAGATTTAGATAGATTTGTTGAGAACCTACAATACAAGGAAAACAGAAAAAAAGAAAATTGGGTACTAACCGCACTCTCCTTTTTACATCACCCTTACCGAAACGAACACTCGCTAAAATATGTAGAACAGGCACTGGAATTAACATCCTCCATACAACAAACTGGCGATATATTTTTCCCCATTGGCTGGCTAAATAATACCTTGGGGGGCTATGGATCTTTTGAGGCCATGGAAATCATCGATTATTTTTTTAAAGATAACCCAGGATATCCTGACGATCTAAAACGTAAAATATTACAATCAGCAGATATGGTAAAAAGAAGCCATTTAATCAAAGAAAAATACCTACACCCTTATCTTCAAACACCAAACCTCTGA